A region of Sphingobium baderi DNA encodes the following proteins:
- the fliD gene encoding flagellar filament capping protein FliD: MTSVSSSISTALGVGSGIDTNALVSSLVSAARDPKQKVITDRQSLNSARISALASASSSLDAFADALNSLLSGTGYSGVPASNDPSVATVSALPGGTPQGLPAQLQVQQLASGRTLATAPDPNVSATALVGAGTLTLTVGNGAPKNIVLTASSTYADLVSAINSSGTGVTASLVTDTQGTRLVMKGASGEANDFSLSADSAELEKFAWSKAGPNANSSFTSASTAQDAIILLDGVEQHYATNTVDTAIPYLRIDLNKASPGTSVTLATTEPTTSMRDLMVEFVDAYNTLMKALNTATSKGADSSSAGVLNGESSIRDMKRQLSQMTSAALSPTGAYKTLADLGVTTNRDGTLTLDTKTLDKAMAADPSAITQLLNPAVKSGSNPGLAGLMDNVRDNIQQKDGPLASAQSKYDALAKNLSAQLEKLSDQMTDYQAQLTKIYTAMETRLTALKATQSYLKQQIDSWNNSDN, from the coding sequence TGGTTTCCAGCCTGGTGAGCGCCGCCCGCGATCCCAAGCAAAAGGTCATCACCGACCGCCAGAGCCTGAACAGCGCGCGTATTTCCGCGCTCGCTTCAGCGTCCAGTTCGCTCGATGCGTTTGCCGATGCGCTGAACAGCCTGCTTTCGGGCACGGGTTATTCCGGCGTGCCCGCCTCAAACGATCCCAGCGTCGCGACGGTCAGCGCTCTGCCGGGCGGCACGCCGCAGGGCCTGCCCGCGCAGCTTCAGGTGCAGCAGCTTGCCTCCGGTCGCACGCTTGCGACGGCGCCGGACCCCAATGTGTCGGCCACGGCCCTCGTCGGGGCGGGCACGCTGACCCTGACGGTGGGCAATGGCGCGCCCAAGAATATCGTCCTCACCGCATCGAGCACCTATGCCGACCTGGTGAGCGCCATCAATAGCAGCGGAACCGGCGTTACCGCCTCGCTCGTCACCGATACGCAGGGAACGCGGCTGGTGATGAAAGGCGCGAGCGGAGAGGCCAACGACTTCTCGCTGAGCGCCGATTCCGCCGAACTGGAAAAATTCGCCTGGTCGAAGGCGGGGCCGAACGCCAATTCTTCCTTCACTTCCGCGTCGACGGCCCAGGATGCGATCATCCTGCTGGACGGCGTGGAGCAGCATTACGCCACCAACACCGTCGATACGGCCATTCCCTATCTGCGGATCGACCTCAACAAGGCGTCGCCGGGCACATCCGTCACGCTGGCCACGACCGAGCCGACCACGTCGATGCGCGACCTGATGGTGGAATTCGTCGATGCCTACAACACGCTGATGAAGGCGCTGAACACCGCGACGTCGAAAGGCGCCGATTCCTCCAGCGCGGGCGTGCTGAACGGCGAATCCTCCATCCGCGACATGAAGCGCCAGCTTTCGCAGATGACGTCGGCGGCGCTGTCTCCCACCGGTGCATACAAGACGCTGGCGGATCTGGGCGTCACGACCAATCGCGACGGCACGCTGACGCTGGACACCAAGACATTGGACAAGGCGATGGCGGCCGATCCGTCCGCGATCACGCAATTGCTCAATCCGGCGGTCAAATCCGGCAGCAATCCGGGTCTGGCCGGTCTGATGGACAATGTGCGCGACAATATCCAGCAGAAGGACGGTCCCCTCGCCAGCGCGCAGAGCAAATATGATGCGCTGGCAAAGAACCTGTCCGCGCAGCTTGAGAAACTGAGCGACCAGATGACGGATTATCAGGCGCAGCTCACGAAAATCTACACGGCCATGGAAACGCGGTTGACCGCGCTCAAGGCCACCCAGAGCTATCTGAAACAGCAGATCGACTCCTGGAACAACAGCGACAATTAA
- the fliS gene encoding flagellar export chaperone FliS: MFYNQGYAGNMAARRYAAVHSGARTQGATPHALVKILFDELLIALEATVLAERQNDRLKVSDKQARAMSILFALESSLDFDKGGDIAIGLAQIYREARRLLLVGAKERNAEAVEQARVMIDEIADAWGQIG, from the coding sequence ATGTTCTATAATCAGGGATATGCGGGCAATATGGCGGCGCGGCGCTATGCGGCCGTCCATTCGGGTGCGCGAACGCAAGGCGCGACGCCCCATGCGCTGGTGAAGATCCTGTTCGACGAATTGCTGATCGCGCTGGAAGCCACCGTGCTGGCCGAGCGGCAGAACGACCGGCTGAAGGTGTCGGACAAGCAGGCGCGCGCCATGTCCATCCTCTTTGCGCTCGAATCCAGTCTCGATTTCGACAAGGGTGGCGACATCGCCATCGGCCTTGCCCAAATCTATCGCGAAGCGCGGCGGCTGTTGCTCGTGGGCGCGAAGGAACGCAACGCCGAGGCCGTCGAACAGGCCCGCGTCATGATCGATGAAATCGCGGATGCGTGGGGCCAGATCGGCTGA